Within the Halobaculum limi genome, the region CTGCTTCTACCCGGCCGTCGTCGAGGTTGCGAACCCAGCCGTCGACGTCGCGGTCACGGGCCGTGTCTCGGGTTGTCGCCCGGTAGAACACGCCTTGCACCTTGCCGGAGACGAACACGTGTGCGCGAACTCGGTCGGCGT harbors:
- a CDS encoding acylphosphatase, whose protein sequence is MSDADRVRAHVFVSGKVQGVFYRATTRDTARDRDVDGWVRNLDDGRVEAVFEGPRERVEGMVEWCHTGSPAAIVEDVDVEYGDPEGVTGFTVRR